AAATAATGCCTAAATCATATAGTGCAGCAAGAACGTTTTTGAAACTTTCATCGTCAGCATTGTGCCGGATGGTAATACTCCCTTGCTGAACATTCATCCGCACATCATTAATACTAGGATTTGCCTCCAAGGTTTTGGCAAGACGTTGCATTTCTTCTTTTTGACGGTGGGAATGAGCAACTCGCAAACGTAGCCGCCCTGGAGTGTTACTAATAATTTTTGTCAGTATAGGCTTGGGCCGCGTTTTAATGATTTTATCCGACATTGACCTTGGCATCTCAGTAAGACTGCCATTACTATTTTTCCACACGTAACCACTTTCCTTAAGCAATTACAAATTTTATTCAACTAGTTCTGTCATGAGTTTGCAATGAATCGAACAGCTTCTGGGAAAAGCTTTGATACCAAACTTGGTATTAATCCAAAATCCGTCTTGAAAAGCTTTGAAGTTCCCTCCGGAACGCTTCTTTGTAGACTCACCCATCTGCTTCAAGGTAGAGTACGGAGGAGCCAGTGCGGTGGTGAGGCAACGCAGTCTTGGGGGTTCCTCCCCCAACCCCAAAGGGGACCCCGAGCCCCCAATCCCCACTCCCTTGGGGGAGTGGGGGCCGGTGAGTCCCCCATGAGCGATTGCCGTAGACGCGCTTTACTCGGCTTCTGTAAAGTAAGGGTTTCCCGGCATAAAGGAGCCAGTGTGGTGGACTCTTCTCCCGGCATAAAGAAAGAGGCGTCATGTGGCGTGAAACCTCCGCACCCTAGCGGAAAGCCACTCCGTATCTACAAACTTTTCGCAAAATCCAAAATCCAAAATTGCTAAAGGGCTAAGGTGAATAAAGTTTTCTTTTTCCTTTGCCCTTTAACTTTTACCCACCAATCGTGTTATGCACCATTGTCAGATATATTATCAGCAGCTTCAACGGCTGGCAGTTGCTTAGATTCAGCGAGTTCTGCTCTAGCTTCGGCTACCATGTCTTCCCAGGTTTCGCCTAATTCTGCAAAAGCTCCTTTGCTCTTTTCATAAAGAACCAGTCCGCCTTTGATCAAGGACTTAGCTATTGGTTTACCAACTCCAGCTACTACTGGAATCACAACAGGTGCTAGGATAACTGCACCAATACCTGCAATAATTCCAGGTGCGCCAGCATCTTCTACAAAGTCAGTTATTTTTGGTGCCATTGCTTATTAACCTCACGAGAATTGAACTTTATATTAAAACCTCTAACCTTAATTCAGTTGAGATGGATATCTCATCCTGCTGACGATAGAGATTTTGTTACTGGTTAGTTGTTAGTGGATAGTAGTTAGTTGTTGGTAATTGGTAATTGATATTTTGGTTATTCCTATTACCCATTGCCCATTCCTACTAACCATTAACTACTAACTATTTTTTGGCTTGAGAAGTGGACGTAAACCGTTGACTCCCGCAACGACTGTGGAGCCATTATTAACTACTGTTGCCGCTAAAGGATTTAGACCAAAGAAAACAGCTACCATCAAAGCAGCTAAGTTAGGAATGGCAATAATGCCCGTATTTTGCTGAATTAATTGCTTGGTTTGGCGAGCGATCGCGATCGCTTCTAGTAAGCCATGCAAGTTATTGTGCATCAGAACCACGTCTGCTGTTTCACGAGCGATATCGGAACCGTTGGCGAAGGAAACGGAAACATCAGCATATGCTAAAGCAGGCGAATCGTTGATGCCATCACCAACAAATGCAACTATTTTGTCTTGTTCGTGTAATTCACGGACAACTGTTGCTTTTTGCTCAGGAAAAGCTTCGGCGTGGGTATGATTTGGGGCAATGCCAAGTTGGGCGGCTACAGCACTAGCAGTCTGCTTGTTGTCTCCGGTTAGCATGTGTACTTCCACATTTTCGACCGTTAACAGTCTGCTAATGACTTCGCGGCTTTCGGGACGCAAAAGGTCACTATATTCTATTATACCTAAAAGTTGACCGTTGCTGCCAACATAAATTGCCGAAGCAGGTTTTTGGCGTTCCTCCAAACCGGACATATCCACTTCTTGCAGACTCAGGAAACGTTCACTACCCACAAAAACTGTCTCGCCGTCAATCTCTGCTTTCACTCCTAAGCCTAATTGATAGTTCCACTTGCTACGTGGCAGCATTTCAACTTTATGAACTTCGGCATAGCGCATGACTGCTTCTGCAACTGGATGAGTTAGGCGTTGTTCCGCAGTTGCTGCAAGTTGCAGTACCCGCACAGAAGAGACGGCAGGATTAAGACTTTCTACACGAACAACAGCAGCTTCGCCTTGAGTCAAAGTACCAGTTTTATCAAAAACAATCGTATCTACTTGTGCCAGCTGCTCTAATGCCCTACCACTGCGGATGAGAACACCGCGTTGGGCTGCATGGGTGAGGGCTGCTAAAACTGTAGTTGGTACTGATACACGAATACCCGTAGCAAAGTCTAAGGTGAGGACACTGGCTGCTCGTGCCGGGTTACGAGTCAGGGCAAATACTGCTGCTCCTAGTAGCAAAGTTGGCAGGACTGTTTTTTGTGCTACTGTCGCTGCATAGTTTTCCATCCGGGTATCATGCACAGGAGCTTGCTCCATTAACTGCAAGCTTTTACCCGCAAGAGTATCGTGACCGACTTTTTCGGTCAAAATATACATGCGTCCTTCCCGTACCAAGGTAGAAGCAAAGACGTTTTGTCCCTTGGTTTTGAATACAGGTACAGACTCACCAGTCAGTTTTTGTTCATCCAGCAGCACTTTTCCCCGCAATATCTTACCGTCTACAGGGACTTGTTCTCCTGGATAGACAATGACGATATCACCGCGCTGCACTTCGTGAATGGGAATTTGTTGCTTTTGACCATCTCGTTCTACCCAGGCGAATTGTCCTAGGGAACTGAGCAGATCTAAAGTTTGCTGTGCGGAACAACGAGCAGTGCGATCGCGAATTTTTTCACCAATATCAATTAAACTCAGCATCAATGCTGGGGCGAGAAATCTACCTTGAATCGTAGTAATGGCGATCGCGATCAAATCCAAAAAGTCTATATTTAGTTTTCGTTCTAGCGTAATTCCTTTCCAAGCGCGTTGGAGAACAGGCAAGGTA
Above is a genomic segment from Fischerella sp. JS2 containing:
- a CDS encoding heavy metal translocating P-type ATPase yields the protein MVQVKVGLPSSAGQSQLNLTQKNGKAHFIEHKGYSRTHLPQVDYRVIHTIPGRIRLRVPRLRHNPDYAQRLQVLLEADALVTSFRLKPAAASVAVTYNPETVSEFKLRHHLGHVLQSAAEVVVLKPTKHKTTKATETSWSGLQLSGAATALAVLGGPLGLAIPPIFMVGTISLATLPVLQRAWKGITLERKLNIDFLDLIAIAITTIQGRFLAPALMLSLIDIGEKIRDRTARCSAQQTLDLLSSLGQFAWVERDGQKQQIPIHEVQRGDIVIVYPGEQVPVDGKILRGKVLLDEQKLTGESVPVFKTKGQNVFASTLVREGRMYILTEKVGHDTLAGKSLQLMEQAPVHDTRMENYAATVAQKTVLPTLLLGAAVFALTRNPARAASVLTLDFATGIRVSVPTTVLAALTHAAQRGVLIRSGRALEQLAQVDTIVFDKTGTLTQGEAAVVRVESLNPAVSSVRVLQLAATAEQRLTHPVAEAVMRYAEVHKVEMLPRSKWNYQLGLGVKAEIDGETVFVGSERFLSLQEVDMSGLEERQKPASAIYVGSNGQLLGIIEYSDLLRPESREVISRLLTVENVEVHMLTGDNKQTASAVAAQLGIAPNHTHAEAFPEQKATVVRELHEQDKIVAFVGDGINDSPALAYADVSVSFANGSDIARETADVVLMHNNLHGLLEAIAIARQTKQLIQQNTGIIAIPNLAALMVAVFFGLNPLAATVVNNGSTVVAGVNGLRPLLKPKNS
- a CDS encoding DUF5132 domain-containing protein, translating into MAPKITDFVEDAGAPGIIAGIGAVILAPVVIPVVAGVGKPIAKSLIKGGLVLYEKSKGAFAELGETWEDMVAEARAELAESKQLPAVEAADNISDNGA
- a CDS encoding HMA2 domain-containing protein, producing the protein MWKNSNGSLTEMPRSMSDKIIKTRPKPILTKIISNTPGRLRLRVAHSHRQKEEMQRLAKTLEANPSINDVRMNVQQGSITIRHNADDESFKNVLAALYDLGIIFADITAGKTEAAAGVSNSIVDLNQRVHDITNGLIDLRIVMPIGLASLSIRQLLTKGLQLETIPWYVLAWYAFDSFIKLHGNTSQPKSTSEE